A genome region from Manihot esculenta cultivar AM560-2 chromosome 5, M.esculenta_v8, whole genome shotgun sequence includes the following:
- the LOC122723720 gene encoding activating signal cointegrator 1 complex subunit 2 isoform X3, which produces MQDKKLLDLPKLLDICAIYGHENEELTQLLVANALQAQTGIHDNLTAAMSQFLEIVNTMFQRCISSLEALFSSASHEDRGSSSLHYDFLEVMDFINDAVVSMDAFINAYKPAAAFFSCPVETSYGIEELLVMLARLHDTLLPSLQRGFRIMLTGGDEESISNISVSLKMLSMRIFKLGWKLLDICYLSNEVFTDCLPLPAITKIFPAKVEDPVIRADILIQTFREISGVLLYTQDNQHRNTFLQNLDKNYHLMSKLQSLQDAGWIFIDDEQLQYLSGIMMCSLKGTVKEQPVMPIPVSNNKVEMDEDAAIKESKISQIKDLFPDYGKGFLAACLEVYNQDPEEVIQRILEGTLHEDLKCLDTSLQIMPTAKSALTKDKGKGKLVESTPFPSTTPTHSTNTGVAGERQFDSPSVSSSSTVGRFVRKSHDVQEHYTLNTRDDKDAARTMALISQYEYEDEYDDSFDDLGLSVADSGLEENEIFRSEVGSSLGKPSGTESVGSVQTASSTKWGSRKKPQYFVKDGKNYSYKVAGSVAVANSDEASLVNQAQGDLIYGLGRGGNLPIGAVKKLMEYQEQEQQRESDEPETEGRGNTRNPRGRGRRGGGGRPRESHEEQDNQSDGSEMQGRGNAGNPRGRGRRGRGNNNYRKDRAMHKHFSGLSGF; this is translated from the exons GTTGCAAATGCTTTGCAAGCCCAGACTGGGATCCATGATAATTTAACTGCTGCCATGTCACAGTTTTTGGAGATTGTTAACACAATGTTTCAACGTTGCATCTCATCTTTGGAG GCTTTATTTTCCTCTGCAAGCCATGAAGACCGTGGATCTAGTTCTCTTCATTATGATTTCCTAGAG GTGATGGATTTCATAAATGATGCAGTTGTTTCCATGGATGCTTTTATTAATGCGTACAAACCAGCAGCTGCGTTCTTTTCATGCCCTGTAGAAACAAG TTATGGAATTGAAGAATTGTTGGTCATGCTTGCAAGATTGCATGATACTTTGCTTCCATCTTTACAGCGTGGGTTCCGAATTATGTTGACAGGAGGAGATGAAGAATCGATATCAAATATTTCTGTTAGTTTGAAGATGTTATCCATGAGAATTTTCAAACTGGGCTGGAAATTATTGGATATTTGCTATTTAAGTAATGAAGTATTCACAGATTGCCTTCCCCTTCCAGCCATAACAAAGATTTTTCCAGCAAAAGTGGAGGACCCTGTCATTAGAGCAGATATATTGATTCAAACCTTTAGGGAGATCAGTGGAGTTCTGCTGTACACCCAGGACAACCAGCACAGAAATACATTTCTTCAGAATCTTGATAAGAATTACCATCTAATGAGTAAACTGCAGAGCTTACAGGATGCTG GATGGATATTCATAGATGATGAACAACTACAGTATTTATCTGGGATAATGATGTGTTCTCTGAAGGGCACTGTTAAGGAGCAACCAGTTATGCCAATCCCTGTTTCAAACAACAAAGTTGAAATGGATGAAGATGCAGCCATCAAAGAGTCCAAAATTAGTCAAATAAAGGACTTATTTCCTGATTATGGTAAGGGGTTCTTAGCTGCCTGTCTTGAAGTTTATAACCAGGATCCAGAAGAGGTGATTCAGAGAATACTCGAGGGGACTCTTCATGAAGATCTCAAGTGTTTGGATACATCACTGCAGATCATGCCAACAGCCAAGTCTGCTTTGACAAAGGATAAAGGAAAGGGGAAGTTAGTTGAATCTACACCATTCCCTTCGACGACACCAACTCATTCTACCAATACAGGGGTAGCAGGAGAACGACAATTTGACAGTCCATCTGTTTCGTCCTCATCTACAGTTGGGAGGTTTGTTAGAAAATCTCATGATGTGCAAGAACATTATACTCTTAATACCAGAGATGACAAGGATGCAGCTAGGACTATGGCTCTGATTTCACAGTACGAGTACGAAGATGAATATGATGATTCCTTTGATGATCTAGGTTTGAGTGTTGCAGATTCAGGGTTGGAGGAGAACGAAATATTTAGGAGCGAAGTTGGCTCTAGCTTGGGAAAACCTTCAGGGACTGAAAGTGTAGGCTCTGTTCAAACTGCTTCTAGTACGAAGTGGGGATCCAGGAAAAAGCCGCAATACTTTGTCAAGGATGGAAAGAACTATAGCTACAAGGTCGCTGGGTCAGTTGCGGTCGCAAATTCCGATGAAGCTTCGCTAGTTAATCAAGCACAGGGAGATCTAATTTATGGTCTTGGACGTGGTGGTAACCTTCCCATAGGTGCAGTTAAGAAGCTGATGGAGTATCAGGAGCAAGAACAGCAGAGAGAATCTGATGAACCAGAAACGGAAGGGAGAGGAAACACGAGGAATCCCAGGGGTAGAGGCAGAAGGGGAGGGGGAGGAAGGCCGAGGGAGTCTCATGAAGAGCAGGATAACCAATCTGATGGTTCTGAGATGCAAGGGAGAGGAAATGCAGGAAATCCGAGGGGCAGGGGAAGGAGGGGAAGAGGAAACAACAATTACAGGAAGGATAGAGCTATGCATAAGCACTTTTCAGGATTGTCTGGTTTTTAG